TCCCGGAATGCGCGCTCCCCGCGCAGGCGAAAGCGCAGCAGGCGTTGATCGGCCTCGCCGCCGAGGGGCGTCACGAGCAGGCCGCCATCTCCCAGTTGGCCGAAGAGGGCGCGCGGCAGCTCCCGCGGCGCTGCGGTGATGATGACCCGCGCGAAGGGCGCCGCCTCTGGCCAGCCGCGATACCCGTCCGCGTGCCGGGCGTGGATGCGACCCGCCACGCCGAGCCGCTCCCAGAGCGGCTCGGCTCGGGCGAGCAGCCCGGCGATGCGCTCGACGGTCCAGACTTCCAGACCGAGCGCCGCCAGGAGGGCCGCCTGGTAGCCCGAACCCGTCCCGACTTCGAGTGCGCGCAGGCCCGCTTCGGGCAGCAGGGCCTCCGTCATTCGGGCGACGACCTCGGGGTGGGACAGCGTCTGCCCGTAGCCGATGGGCAGCGCGTCGCGGCCATAGGCGCGCCCTGCGAGCGCGGCGTCGACGAAGAGGTGACGCGGCAGCTCCGCCATCGCGGCGAGGACCTCCTCACCCGCGAGGGCCTGCGCCCGTAGGCGCGCCACCATGCGCTCCCGCGCGACGGCGTACTCGTCCCCTTCGCGCCCGCCGCTCATGCGCCCGGCCAGCGCTCGGCCCAGGCCGCGAGCCGCCCGCGCATCGCGTGATCGGTGAGGTCCAGGGCCAGCGGGGTCACCGAGATCTCGTGGCGCTTGTGGACGGCGTGGAAATCGGAGTCCTCGCCCTCGCGCCAGGTGGGCGCCTCGCCGCCGATCCAGAAGTACTCGCGCCCGCGGGGGTCCTCCTTGCGCAGGATGACGTCGCCGTAGAAGCGGCTGCCCAGGCGCGTCACCGCAACGCCGCGGATCGCCTCCGGCGGCAGGTTGGGCACGTTGACATTGAGGAGAGTGCCGGGCAGGGTCAGCCGCTCCGGGTGCCGCTGGACGAGCTCGCAGAGGAAACGAGTGGCCCCCGCGAAGATCTGCCCCCGGAAGGCCGCCACCGAGACGGCCAGCGCCGGCACGCCGAGGATGGCGGCCTCGATCGCGGCCGCCACGGTGCCGGAGTAGTGCACGTCCTCCCCCATGTTCGGGCCGTGGTTGATCCCCGAGATCACGAGGTCGGGGGGCGCCGCCTGCATGAGGTCGTTGATCGCCATCAGCACGCTGTCGGCGGGCGTGCCCTCGACGGCATAGACGCGCTCCTCGAGCTCGTGTCGCCGCAGGATGGTGTGCAAGGTGAGGCTGTGGCTGCTCGCGCTCTGCTGCGAGGCGGGCGCGACCACCCACAGCTCGCAGAGCGGGGCCAGCGCCTCGCGTAAGGCCCTGAGGCCGCGGGCGTGGACGCCGTCGTCGTTGCTGAGCAGGATGCGCATGGCCCTCCGTGCCGGCGACCGCCGGCCGGCGGCAGTCTAGCGCAGCGTCGCCGCGAGGGCAGCTTCTTTTC
This window of the bacterium genome carries:
- a CDS encoding protein-L-isoaspartate(D-aspartate) O-methyltransferase, which produces MSGGREGDEYAVARERMVARLRAQALAGEEVLAAMAELPRHLFVDAALAGRAYGRDALPIGYGQTLSHPEVVARMTEALLPEAGLRALEVGTGSGYQAALLAALGLEVWTVERIAGLLARAEPLWERLGVAGRIHARHADGYRGWPEAAPFARVIITAAPRELPRALFGQLGDGGLLVTPLGGEADQRLLRFRLRGERAFREDLGACSFVPMLGRTVGTA
- the surE gene encoding 5'/3'-nucleotidase SurE, which codes for MRILLSNDDGVHARGLRALREALAPLCELWVVAPASQQSASSHSLTLHTILRRHELEERVYAVEGTPADSVLMAINDLMQAAPPDLVISGINHGPNMGEDVHYSGTVAAAIEAAILGVPALAVSVAAFRGQIFAGATRFLCELVQRHPERLTLPGTLLNVNVPNLPPEAIRGVAVTRLGSRFYGDVILRKEDPRGREYFWIGGEAPTWREGEDSDFHAVHKRHEISVTPLALDLTDHAMRGRLAAWAERWPGA